In the genome of Deinococcus sp. QL22, one region contains:
- a CDS encoding PLP-dependent aminotransferase family protein, with amino-acid sequence MSAEEKAAPSRQRLLLDLNTLLQHELGAGEQLPSVRELTRRYRASPVTVSAVLAQLTREGLIVTRPGHGTFKAQAPAAVQPLDLGWQTVTLSGRPTSPGYVQDLFRPPPPDLLPLGNGYPDETLQPLDLLSQALKAAGSRPGVWSRLPPEGLEALRVWFARALGGEYRASDVLIVPGGQAGLSTALRALLPVGAPLLVESPTYFGILAAAQAVGVRPIPVPTDAGGVRPDLLDLAFQSTGAKVVYLQPLYANPTGAVLAPERRAAVLAAAERVGAFIIEDDYARDLSLEGGGPPPLALSGEGRVVYLRSLTKAAAPGLRIAALIARGPVLTRLRHARAVEDFFLAGPLQEAALGMLTARGWPRHLKTLRDTLRGRRDTMVRALAQHWPEARLSLVPQGGYNLWVQVPEGLGDLEVVEQAARAGVQVSAGSGFFPAESHEAFVRLSYAAASPAVIEEGVRRLRALGKG; translated from the coding sequence ATGTCAGCCGAGGAGAAAGCGGCCCCGAGTAGACAGCGCCTGTTACTCGACCTTAATACGCTTCTTCAGCATGAATTGGGAGCAGGCGAACAGCTTCCCTCTGTCCGGGAATTGACCCGCCGTTACCGCGCCAGTCCCGTGACAGTGAGTGCCGTGCTGGCGCAGTTGACGCGAGAGGGCCTCATCGTCACCCGTCCAGGCCACGGGACATTTAAGGCGCAGGCTCCCGCAGCGGTTCAGCCGCTCGATCTGGGGTGGCAAACCGTGACTCTATCGGGGCGTCCCACTTCGCCGGGCTACGTTCAAGACCTGTTCCGGCCGCCGCCCCCCGATCTCCTGCCCCTTGGCAACGGTTACCCGGACGAAACGTTGCAGCCGCTCGACCTGCTCAGCCAGGCCCTGAAAGCAGCGGGCAGCCGTCCAGGGGTGTGGTCGCGTCTGCCCCCTGAAGGGCTTGAAGCGCTGCGGGTCTGGTTTGCTCGGGCACTGGGAGGCGAGTACCGGGCGTCAGACGTCCTGATCGTCCCGGGTGGGCAGGCCGGGCTTTCGACAGCCCTGCGCGCCCTGCTGCCCGTAGGAGCGCCTCTGCTGGTCGAGTCCCCCACGTATTTCGGCATTCTCGCCGCCGCACAGGCGGTGGGTGTGAGGCCTATACCGGTGCCCACGGACGCCGGGGGTGTCCGGCCCGATTTGCTCGATCTGGCCTTCCAATCTACCGGGGCCAAAGTCGTCTACCTGCAACCGCTGTATGCCAATCCGACGGGCGCTGTGCTCGCTCCTGAACGGCGCGCGGCGGTGTTGGCGGCTGCGGAGCGGGTGGGCGCGTTCATCATTGAGGACGACTACGCCCGGGATCTCTCTCTGGAAGGCGGGGGGCCGCCGCCCCTGGCTTTATCCGGTGAGGGGCGCGTTGTCTACCTGCGCTCGCTGACCAAGGCGGCGGCCCCCGGCCTGCGGATCGCCGCGCTGATCGCGCGCGGGCCAGTCCTGACGCGGCTGCGCCACGCCCGCGCCGTCGAGGACTTCTTCCTGGCCGGGCCGCTGCAAGAAGCGGCTCTGGGCATGTTGACGGCCCGGGGCTGGCCGCGCCACCTCAAAACCCTGCGAGACACGCTGCGGGGACGACGGGACACGATGGTGCGGGCGCTGGCCCAGCACTGGCCGGAGGCCCGGCTGTCCCTCGTGCCGCAGGGCGGGTACAACCTGTGGGTGCAGGTGCCCGAGGGGCTGGGAGACCTGGAGGTCGTGGAGCAAGCGGCGCGGGCAGGAGTGCAGGTGAGTGCGGGGAGCGGGTTTTTTCCGGCAGAGTCACATGAAGCGTTTGTGCGCCTCAGTTATGCGGCGGCCAGTCCTGCGGTCATTGAGGAAGGCGTGCGCCGGTTGAGAGCCTTGGGGAAGGGTTGA
- a CDS encoding PLP-dependent aminotransferase family protein, with protein sequence MPDHLLSPRRAVPVDLPLHLDRDSAVPVAQQLEEQLRAAILSGQLLPGARLPSTRAVAREVGLSRGAAISAYEGLLAEGYLVGQVGAGTYVTPDLPPRGGTAPLRMPVSPLPRWLRTTPVAPEVSPAAVAGMIDFRLGQAAVAALSDEAWRRAWRRVAEEPLPGAYADPAGDPELRAQVAAYLRRSRGLVCGAQDVVITAGAIQGLHLVAQAVLGPGDTAAFEEPGYRLARQVLRERGVQILPVPVDADGMRVSALPLGVDAPPLVYLTPSHQFPLGSRLSIPRRHALLAWAREHDSLIVEDDYDGEFRYDTAPLPVLASLDPSRVAYLGTFSKVLSPALRVGYVVAPPLLREHLTAFKAIADYHTSWPVQRALAFFLGAGDLDRHLRRMRRVYARKREVLVRELSAAGALAQVGGLEAGFHVHLDLDPRLDAEAVVRLAAARGVQVGSLAPFYVSDGPYHGLLLGYGGLELAQIVQGARVLVEVMHTLADPAAS encoded by the coding sequence ATGCCTGACCACTTGCTCTCCCCGCGACGTGCCGTCCCGGTGGATTTGCCGCTCCATCTCGACAGGGACAGTGCTGTGCCGGTCGCCCAGCAACTGGAGGAGCAACTTCGCGCGGCGATCCTCAGTGGGCAACTGCTCCCCGGCGCCCGGTTGCCGAGTACGCGCGCCGTGGCGCGCGAGGTGGGCCTGAGCCGTGGGGCGGCCATCTCAGCCTACGAAGGCCTGCTCGCCGAGGGCTACCTAGTCGGTCAGGTGGGCGCGGGAACTTACGTCACTCCCGACCTGCCTCCCAGAGGAGGGACGGCGCCCCTCCGCATGCCGGTGTCGCCCCTGCCCCGGTGGCTGCGAACGACGCCGGTGGCCCCCGAGGTCAGTCCTGCTGCGGTGGCGGGCATGATTGACTTCCGCCTCGGGCAAGCGGCAGTCGCCGCGCTCTCGGACGAGGCCTGGCGACGGGCTTGGCGACGGGTCGCTGAAGAACCGTTGCCCGGCGCGTACGCGGATCCGGCCGGTGATCCTGAATTGCGGGCGCAGGTGGCCGCCTACCTGCGCCGCTCCAGGGGACTGGTGTGCGGCGCACAGGACGTGGTGATCACCGCTGGAGCCATCCAGGGCCTGCACTTGGTCGCGCAGGCGGTGCTTGGGCCTGGGGACACCGCCGCCTTTGAAGAACCCGGGTACCGTCTGGCCCGCCAAGTGCTGCGCGAGCGTGGGGTGCAGATCCTGCCGGTTCCCGTGGATGCGGACGGGATGCGCGTCTCGGCGCTGCCGCTCGGCGTGGACGCGCCGCCCCTGGTGTACCTGACGCCGTCGCACCAGTTCCCCTTGGGCAGTCGCCTGTCGATTCCGCGCCGTCACGCCTTGCTGGCCTGGGCGCGCGAGCACGACAGCCTGATCGTGGAGGACGACTATGACGGGGAGTTCCGCTACGACACCGCACCCCTCCCGGTTCTGGCGTCGCTCGACCCCAGCCGGGTCGCGTATCTAGGCACCTTCTCGAAAGTGCTCTCTCCGGCGCTCCGGGTGGGGTATGTGGTGGCGCCCCCGCTCCTCCGCGAGCACTTGACCGCGTTCAAGGCCATTGCGGACTATCACACGTCCTGGCCGGTGCAGCGGGCGCTGGCCTTTTTCTTGGGGGCGGGGGATCTCGACCGGCACCTCCGGAGGATGCGACGGGTGTACGCCCGCAAACGGGAGGTGCTGGTGCGTGAGCTCTCCGCTGCCGGAGCTCTGGCACAGGTGGGCGGCCTGGAAGCCGGATTCCACGTGCATCTCGATCTTGACCCCCGGCTGGACGCGGAGGCGGTCGTGCGGTTGGCAGCGGCGCGGGGGGTGCAGGTCGGCAGCCTCGCGCCGTTTTACGTCTCGGACGGCCCGTACCACGGCCTGCTGCTGGGGTACGGCGGGCTGGAGCTGGCGCAGATCGTTCAAGGTGCCCGGGTGCTGGTGGAGGTCATGCACACGCTGGCTGATCCGGCGGCTTCCTAA
- a CDS encoding FMN-binding negative transcriptional regulator encodes MYQPPNFREDRLEVQHRLIQSHPLGLLVTAGAGGLMANPIPFFLAPSVSPQGTLQAHLARANPQLQELAAASECLIVFQGPQGYVTPSWYETKQQTGKVVPTWNYATVHAWGRPRWIEDPVWLAHHLNRLTRHQEQGRPVPWEVSDAPAPFIASQTKGIVGIELEISRIEGKWKVSQNRPEPDRRGVVAGFRQQGEAAHPMAALVAEYGAIQEE; translated from the coding sequence ATGTATCAACCCCCAAATTTCCGAGAAGACCGACTTGAAGTCCAGCACAGACTGATTCAGAGCCACCCGCTGGGCCTGCTGGTCACCGCGGGTGCAGGAGGCCTGATGGCTAATCCGATCCCTTTCTTCCTGGCCCCATCGGTTTCCCCGCAGGGCACCTTACAAGCTCACTTGGCCCGCGCCAATCCGCAACTTCAGGAACTGGCCGCGGCTTCCGAGTGCCTGATCGTCTTTCAAGGCCCGCAAGGGTACGTCACGCCGTCTTGGTATGAAACCAAACAGCAGACCGGCAAGGTGGTACCCACCTGGAATTACGCCACAGTTCACGCGTGGGGAAGACCACGCTGGATTGAGGATCCGGTGTGGCTCGCCCACCACCTGAACAGGCTGACGCGGCATCAAGAACAAGGCCGTCCGGTGCCGTGGGAGGTGAGCGATGCGCCCGCCCCGTTCATCGCTTCACAGACGAAGGGGATTGTCGGCATTGAACTGGAGATCAGCCGTATCGAAGGCAAATGGAAAGTGAGCCAGAACCGTCCGGAACCAGACCGGAGAGGCGTGGTGGCTGGATTCCGCCAGCAAGGCGAAGCGGCTCATCCGATGGCGGCGCTGGTGGCCGAATACGGGGCCATCCAAGAAGAGTAG